In Pyramidobacter sp. YE332, the following are encoded in one genomic region:
- a CDS encoding VapE domain-containing protein, giving the protein MDHRNGRAVGAAQGRRRGDQNFLSGTMDRFRVAYGRRTAEYPRQCIFVATTNECEFLRDRTGNRRFWIADIPKSARPKKDVFAWAAGRSIRCGRKPKRCTTLARKA; this is encoded by the coding sequence GTGGATCATCGAAATGGGCGAGCTGTCGGCGCTGCGCAAGGCCGACGCCGAGGCGATCAAAACTTCCTGTCGGGGACGATGGACCGCTTTCGCGTCGCCTACGGACGGCGCACGGCGGAGTACCCGCGGCAGTGCATCTTCGTGGCGACGACCAACGAATGCGAGTTCCTGCGCGACCGCACGGGCAACCGGCGCTTCTGGATCGCCGACATCCCCAAAAGTGCCCGGCCGAAGAAGGACGTGTTCGCCTGGGCGGCGGGGAGATCGATCAGATGTGGGCGGAAGCCAAAGCGCTGTACGACCTTGGCACGGAAAGCGTAG
- a CDS encoding VapE domain-containing protein, giving the protein MTKGDNGLKDIDDAEIRLWFGKKYHINGRDKIWDCVLHECHRRCFHPVKNYLEMLRWDGKNRIGSVLIDYFGCEDCEYIREITKKTFLAA; this is encoded by the coding sequence GTGACGAAGGGCGACAACGGCCTGAAAGACATCGATGACGCGGAAATACGGCTCTGGTTCGGCAAGAAGTACCACATCAACGGCAGGGACAAGATCTGGGACTGCGTCCTGCACGAGTGCCACCGGCGCTGTTTCCATCCGGTCAAGAACTATCTGGAGATGCTGCGCTGGGACGGGAAGAACCGGATCGGCTCTGTGCTGATCGACTACTTTGGCTGCGAAGACTGCGAATACATCCGCGAGATCACGAAAAAGACTTTTCTTGCGGCGTGA